The window caactaattatttattattacaatctatCTTAAACTAAGTccacatacatttttatagagAGTCGCTGTGTTGTATCAAGGTCCCTATACTTAATATAGGGAACCTTTCtgtacattatttacaataaaatttaattttaatttccataACTTAGTTTTCTAATTAAGTTTACAACACATttttaaactaatatattttatgattaaagagacacgtattatttacaattcttaagctattaagttttaaattttgtgttGCTGCCATTCCGCGGCAGCACGTCAGACAGAATCTTTAAACAGAAGCTTTCAAAGGACTTCCTCAATGGCTTTTCGACAAAAACTGGGAGGTTTGCCTCAGCAACGGCCACCCCGCTTTCCACCTCtaggtcgcatctccaccggccgaacctggggcattcgagcaccaggtgcattgcGCTTTCGTCAGTTTGACCATCGCaaatgcacactgggctatcccttagtccgaaccggtggagatacgccgcgAAGCCGCCGTGGCCCGTTATAACCTGGGCCATCAATGCGGAGAAGGGCTCCTCCCTAACCAGCTTGTAAGACGCCGCGACGTCCGGCAGAAACGCCTTTGTGACACTTGCGGTTTGACCCGCGGTGTAccgctcctgccagacgtcgAGGGTCTTGGCTCTAATTTTGCGGCGGAGAGTAGAAATCggtactccatcgtatgcagccctcaatttcgaatggagcgccgcgtccttcgccaagtgatcagccctctcgttcccctcaatacctacatgcgcccgaacccagcggaaccgaatggttttacccatttctcgagcccgccggatcaagtttttaatttcgaaggctatcgggtggaacgaagatcgatcccttagcagctccagcgacgacctggagtcactaaggatctcgaccttcatgtcgggcatcttcaagatgtcctcgatagctttcgaaattgcgcacatttcggcttggaagacagagcaaaaattctccaatttgagttttcttgctctgacttccaagcctcgccgcctgtatgagatgcggttaggttaggttaggttaggttaggttaggttaggttaggtttttttttttttttttgttttaactaGTGGCCTACATCCCTGGCAACTTtcgtcccagggccgaggagctagCTAAGTCTACTTCCTCCCTGCCATTGAGCTGCAGGGTTTGGGGGTGGCGTATCATTTATTTAGAACGTATTACAGTTTTTTTCACCTACGACTAATCACACTAAttctacattttttattacttaatacatttttagttaCTTAATCcacattattttacttaatctaACCGGAATTtggtgttacatttttataggtcttatacttacattaacatttttttttttttttttttttttttttttttttttttttttttttttttaccatttattaacataatattatgtacttatctGCTACTTAAAACTAGGCACACAATCTTATATTCTACTGGTTGTATAAGGTCCCTATAATTGATTATAGGGAACCTTTCTATACATTAGATAACTACAGTGTActtaaaacaatttgattaaTAACCTAAGgaactatattataaaattttcaaaaaattattcatttcttatttctactttttgaactatgtacatattattatgattttagaatttAAAAGTGCTACCGTTCCGCGGCAGAACATCAGCGAGGATTCTTCGGCAGAATCTTTCAAATTCCGTCCTCCATGGCTTTGCAACAAAGGTTGGAAGGTTGACCTCCACGACAGCCATTCCACTTACAGTCTCAAGAtcgcatctccaccggccgaacctTGGGCactcgagcaccaggtgcaatgcgctttcaTCTGTACGATCGTCGCATATGCACACcgggctatccttcaggccgaaccggtggagatacgctgaGAACCCGCCATGGCCTGTTATCACCTGAGCCATCAACGCGGAGAAAGGCTCCTCCCTGACCAGCTTATAAGACAC of the Leptidea sinapis chromosome 41, ilLepSina1.1, whole genome shotgun sequence genome contains:
- the LOC126976573 gene encoding uncharacterized protein LOC126976573; amino-acid sequence: MADRKAEQRVSFLDAPHPALAPEVEFCCLEDTQAETDAVEVQDDPREGEGYLQVYTDGSKIQGRVGAGISYRRRGLEVRARKLKLENYCSVFQAEMCAISKAIEDILKMPDMKVEILSDSRSSLELLRDRSSFHPIAFEIKNLIRRAREMGKTIRFRWVRAHVGIEGNERADHLAKDAALHSKLRAAYDGVPISTLRRKIRAKTLDVWQERYTAGQTASVTKAFLPDVAASYKLVREEPFSALMAQVITGHGGFAAYLHRFGLRDSPVCICDGQTDESAMHLVLECPRFGRWRCDLEVESGVAVAEANLPVFVEKPLRKSFESFCLKILSDVLPRNGSNTKFKT